The following are from one region of the Thermoplasma sp. Kam2015 genome:
- a CDS encoding DsrE/DsrF/DrsH-like family protein: protein MSKTMSIVLASGTIDKIAAAGVITSGAVANGIDVNIFVTFWA, encoded by the coding sequence ATGTCCAAGACAATGTCGATTGTTCTGGCCTCCGGAACAATAGATAAGATAGCGGCCGCAGGTGTCATAACATCCGGTGCGGTTGCCAATGGAATCGACGTCAACATCTTCGTAACGTTCTGGGCA